The nucleotide window GGGTACTTGTATATGTACGTCAGCTTCTTCGAAGGTGTGACGGGCGATCAAGCAAGCACATCAGCCGCCGGGGAGGGCAATGCTGCGGAGGGGGAGGTGGCCATGATACTCATCAGCCCGGACCGAGAAAGCTTCTACGACTTGAAAAAGATGCGAGACGACGTCGCCTTACAGTTGGTGAAGAACGGCAGCCTCGCCTTGATCCGCAAGACAGCACGAGCAGGTCGTCCGACTGTTCCTCAGATTGCACCGGGCAGTCAGATCAGCCATTTCTTGTATAAGTCACGAGCCAATGTGCAGTTCTGCATGTCCTCTTGGGCGCCTGCTTTCGCTCAAGTTGTGGAGCGGAGAAGGCTCATGAGCCTGTACCACGAATTGCACGCATCAGCTCATGCAAAGCACGCCCATTTAAAGGTCTTGCATTGCTGCAGCGAGGAGGCGACGTCGTTGGCATGGGTTACGCCCGTCTTCGAGTTCTATTGCGTAGGTGGGCCAAACATGTCGCGGTCGTCCATGACGCAGGGAGCGAACAAGGTTATCCAATGGGCAAAGAAGGAAGAGCAACGTCTTTTCATCATCGGAGGCGGCGTTTTCTGAACAAAAAATGCCCACATCTACTGCGAGAAATTATCATTACCACATGGGgtgtgcagctgcagctgcagcttcATATTTACATATCATGAATCCCCCTTGACGCCATTCAATACTCCCGCACATCCAGTGCAGAGCTTTCTAGTCATGTCATTAAGCCATGAGTACCATTATCCCCTTTGCCTTTGTTAACCAAGTACCCGATCGGCAGTCAGCCACTCATCCCGATTCATCCTCTTCGGTTACTGCGACCACTGGCCGGGAATATCTGTCGGGGCTTGCAAACGTGcaaggcgtcgacgcctcggaTGCCGGGGTGACAACCGTTGACTTGGAGGCACGCCGCTGGCTGTGGCTAAAGTAGCCGTCGTCCGACTGCTCTGAATTCTTTCGGGAGAATACGAATGATTTGCGTGCCCACTCGCGAATTCTGTCGTTAACGCTTGCACGGCGACTTTGTTCTGAAGACGACCAACTATCTTGGCGCCACTGTagcggagacgacgactggGCTTGGGTTTTGGCGCGCGTTGAACCATGGGAAGTGTGGCGTTTGGCCTCCATTTCAGGTCTGTTGTGCTGCTGGTCAGGACCAGGATaactgccgctgctgtctgTCGCCAGTGTCGTCCGCGAGGCGTTCATGAGCGCTTCCGAAAACGGGGCGTCGAAGACTTCGCGGAACCGGGGGCTGCGTGGACTGCGAATGCCATTCTGTAGATTTCCAAAGTCGCGGCTCGCCTGAGGGCAATCCGGCATAATGACATGTAGGCTGGGCTTGCGGGACGCCATTGTAAAGTGAAAATGCGTAATATGTGAGAGAGAGATTGGGGGCTTTTGCTGGCTCGCGATGCGGGCGGTGCCTACACTACACCTCGAGGCTGGCGGGGTTTCAGTCGTAGCCGCTGGCAGGCGAGTGACGAAGTGCACGGAGTATGCAGGGTGAGAGACACACGTCGCTGACGATACAATCGATGTTGGGCCAGCAAGGCTTGTCGTGAGACCTATTGCTGAATCGAGAGAacaagaaaaagaaaaaccTTGGATTATACCGGCGGGCCAAGCGGCAGAAGACAATCAAGAACCACCAGCCGTCCACCTACAAGCAAGCTAGTAATAACATGCCGCCACGAAAACGGGGCCGAGGGAAATTGTtggcgctcgacgatgacATCGAGTTGGTACCCTGTCCCCATCGACGGACGGTCGGAGCAGGGGACGGCAATGGTTGGACAGTCGCAAATCGTGATACCCACTGAACCCCTGACTAGCAAAACACCAAGCTTCTTCGAGCGGCCGAGTCTGCGGGGGGCAGCCCCGGCACAGAAGCCCTAGGGAACGTTGGGGCGGCTGCCAATCACTTCCGCCGTTACAGGGGTCTCAaagccgacgaggcgccaGACTTTGGCAGGGCCAGTAGCCACGGGGGCAGTTGATGAGACCCCCAGGGCACGGCCCCAGGCGGCTTCTTCGGGTCACCTGATGGCATCCGGTGCCTATGACCTGAGGCATAGCCTTGacctgtacgaagtaaagTGGGAACCTGCTGTGCAGGACGTGCCAGGCAAAGTGTGCGGCCAAGCCCCTGGGAACAGTCAGAGCGGCAGTCATCCGGTATCGATCCGAAACGTCGGCATCTGGCTCGGCCAGAATGACTGTCAAGGAGACGGGCCGTCTCTGGATTCGCCATCGTCAAAACGCCATGATGCAGTTGGAGACGCACTGATGGGTCAATGACATGACACGTCCTGTCGTGCAGTGCAATGCAATGTGTGCAAGGGCCAGCAAGAGATTTTTTATGGGTGGCGGCTGCATCAAATCTGTATTGCTTCAGGCGCAAATTGGTTCGGTTGCGGGGTTACGGAGAATCCCTGCCCGACCAAAAATCGTTGTTGGAAACCTGGCACGTGAGCGCACATCATCAACACCCCACGTGCAACGTGACAGAGCGCTGAGGAGTGCCACCCAACCACGAGCCAGCGAGACAAGATCGCGAGCGACGAGACTCCTTTTCGAATTGAAACATGTCGTTCGTGCGTTGCCCGTGACCCGCGCGTCGAAGCTGGACAGCACGCGGAGTCAAATTGCTCCTGAAAGACAGGGAAATCGCGGCGCATGCGGGGGCAAGGGGCGCACGTGACATCACGGCTGCTCCTGAGtcctacgaagtacatcaTGGTTCAATGACCAAGAGCTAGAAGCGCGAGTGCTCGGCCAGAGGCAGATTCGAGATGGGCGAGCGTGCAAATCCTGCGATCGCAAACTTATGGTGCGAAGAGCCCGAATCATTCGGCACAGCGAGCGGGGTTTCCCGGTCATCAACAAGGAAGCCACGATGGGCCATTTCTCGTCATTGACGAAGCGCATCGCTTATAAGTCATGCTGAGTGGCTGTCAAACGCCTCCCCGCCAGTTGCTCCTTCTCTCCTCATCACCGCGGCTACCTATAGTTGCTAGCCCACCTCTCAGAGTCTCCAGGAGAACTACTAGGTATTTGCCAGATGACGTTCATTTCCTGAATGACGTGAAGTTCGGCTCCAGGAGGCAGCTCGTGGGTCCCTGCGCAGCAGGCTTGTTTCCCAGGAAGTCCTGCGGTCACCATGTCCTTCCGTCCGAGAAGAAGCTTCTCCGGTCAAGCAAGAGACTTCTGCCCTGAATTCGCTTAGTTCCTGCTCTTAAGTAGGCTTTGGACAAGATGCCAAGGATCACTGTCGACCTGCGGGTCTGGACGTGGTTGACTTCAGCCTCTCTCTTGATGTTTCTCCCGGCTCCGCATCCCATGTCAAGCAAGCCATCTTCTACTGAAGATGCCCACGGGACATCAGCCGCTCCGCTTCTCCCACTTCGTTGGCGACGTTCTGATACAGATTCCATCTCCGACGTGGATTTTGGTCCTGCGCCGACTCGTCGCAGTCTTCTTTGTGTTGTGCTTCCCAGCTCCGTATGATTCCTCTCTATATCATTCTTTTGATCGCGGTACCGACACAGTGTGGACTCTTCACTTGCCGCCATGGACGTCGCTCAAACTCGCCTGAGgtccgccagcagcagctctctTCACCATGCGTACAAATCCCATGCTCGGCCGCTCCCGGGTGGCGCGGGCACGCGGCCGCCATCCCTTCGACGACCCCTTCGCAGTGTCAACGAAAATTCGGCCTTGCTTCGCTCGCCAGGTCCGCTGGAGAGCATGCTCAAAAAGACGACAGAGACGGGCGACATTGGAATCTTCTCCATCATGCCCGGAGCTTCTCCTGCCACGTATCATCAAccagctcgtccacgccggTGTCTCATAGACGCAGAGGCTTTACCATCTGGGTCTTTCAAGGACTACGAGGGTGAATTCTTGCCGGACGAGCAGAAGCGTCTTCGATCCTATCGCGATACGACATCCGAAATCATCTCTCTCTACTGTTCGGACAATCAGCAGTACTGGATGCGGCCTTCGTCTCCAAACATTGATGACGGCCAGCGAtccttctccttgaccaCGAGCAGCTCTCAGCAACTTCCCTCACAGAAGTCGTCAGGCACTCTTCAGAGTCATTCGAGCAGCAATGGCTTGCAGCGTCCCCGGTCTCCTTTCCCATATCCAACCCGACTGAAACGCCCGGGTATCCGTCCCTCATCTCCGGCTCTGGCAGAGAATGGACTTGTAGACTACACGAGGATGGTTGAGTTGGATAGGACTTCGCAGGTTCGTGGACTTGCCTCGCTTTTTCTAGTACAACAAAGACTAATTGCTGCATACAGAGGACGGGCCATGGGCCGTTCAAGCCCGCCTTTCATCATGCCCCGAAACGGCGGCCACCACTTTCTCTTCGTGCTGATCTCAACAGATCAAGTACATCATTGCCGTCTAGAGCGTCGCCAAGTCCGTATCAATTTGGCTTTTCCACAAATCGAATACGTACACCAAGCTCTTCAATGCCTGTGCTTTCAAGGCCGTACTATGATCAACGAAGTGGCTCCACGGATCACAGCGCGCGCTCTGCAAGTTTGACATCCATCGTGGAAATGTACCACAgaccgacgatgccgagtGATGCAGGCCAGAGCTTTCAGCCTGGAGGCACATTCTACTATGACTACAGTGAAGAGTTCGACAAGCCTGTTCCTCTGGATCCAGCCATGGGTACAATTTCCCCGCTGTGCCCTATTCCCAAGAGAAAGGGGGAACATAGCCAGCCGATGGTTCTGAGAAACGAGTCACAGATGAGTCTCGACATAGGCTCTACTGATGCTGTTATTCCTCGCTGTGTGGGTCCGTCAGGCCGAAACAAGAGTACACATGTGTTCTACACGTGGTTCGTAGTTCGTTCACTTGCAGCTAACAGATATGATAGATGCACCTAGTGTCCTAGACCAAAAGCTATCAGAGGCGCCTCGCCAGCACAGCCAGGACCACTCGATGAGCAGCATAGACGATGTACTGAACAGTGTTGATTGGAAGGAGAGTCGAGATCATAGTCTGCGTGACCCGCATTCTGCTGGCGAGATCGCGCTCACACCTCTGGCCACTGGACGTGGGAATTCACGCTCTGCTCCACCCATCAGCCAACCCTCAGTCACAAATGTCCATGTGTACGGACAATCAGCACAAATCGAATCCTCGAGTGGCATCAACAAGACTTGCGCCGGTGCATGGCGGCTTGTTAAGACGTTGGGATCCGACCCAGAGCCCCCAAGCACGCATCAGCCAGACCGTGTCTCACAGTCAAGTCTGACTAGGCTGCGATGTACTCTCGATCCTGCCTTGGCTGAGTTCGCTGCTATATTTTCGTCTTTCGACCGCTTGTCCGGAGCATCAGCCGAAAAAGCACAAGATGCCAGTCCAAACGACAGAGAGAATAACTCGCAGTCAAGGTGCTCGGAGGATGGTAAACGTGACAACTCGCTCGACCATTTTGACTTTCGCCCGTCCCCCCATATGCCGGGAACGCCCGCAGTGGACTCCAATGCTCAAGCTCGGGGACACCGCCGGAACTTCGCGGCTCTGCGAATCAATACGGCCGGGGTTTGCGACCTCGAGCCTGGGGAATTGGACTTGACCCCGCCAAATGAGGCATTGACAATTCTTTCACCGAAGCCGATATCTCCCGCCCGTCACTTAAGGGTTAAAAACAGCATCCCGCACTTGATGAAAGCTTTGCCACCATTGCCAGGGGGGGCCGACGTCGATTCAGGCGAGGACGCTGTCGAGGCCACAGAGGCTGCCGATCACTCATTCAATGAAGCTCAACGTAACGCCCGGCCGTCGAGTGAAGCAGCCATCGACATTGACCACTCAGTAGACGGGCTTACTTCAGCGAATAAAGTCTTCAATGCCGGTGATTCGAGTCCACGCAAGTTCAAGGTCCGTATTAGAACATCATCTTCGCTGAGCCGGACATCCGACGCAGGCGGCCCCCCCAGACGTCAGCAGGAGAAGGAAGCAGATGAGCCTCCATTGGCTGGCTTGGCGTTAAAACCAAAACTCAAGCTCAAGTTGTCTCGGCATCGATTTGGACATGGACAGTCAGGTTATGGTGACACGGCTCTTCAGGGAAACCGCCTCAAGCAGTGCAATTCCCTAGCTGATTTGGCACCGCGAACCAGAGTTGCAAAGTACGTGCACGAGATGCATCTCGAAGAAGAGGTTCCAAGAGCATCAATATCAAGAGCTGGGGAGCATAGTGCTTCGGATGCCACAGGCAGCAACTTGGACACACTGGATACTTCGCCACGGCCCTCCGATCCTTTCAACATACCTTATCCACCATCTGCGGACAACGCGGATGTCTTCCGCTCGAGCACGTCGACACGCAAATTGACGCTGAGTGAGATGCGAAGCTTCAACTCTGACGTCAACCCGGCAGGCCATCGAGGCTTGAGGCACAAGCTATCGATGCTACGACTTCGTTTGATTGGCACCGCACCAGCGCAGGACGTAACAAAGGCGGGCACCGGTTCTACTGCTGTTGGCGAAAACACAAACGCAGGTACGGCCCTGCGCACTCCTGAAGTGGTAACTGGTGATGCAAAACTGCGTAAAACATTATCACAGTCGGACAAGAGGGGAGGCAGGGTGAGAAAGTGGGCGGTCAGTGCTAAAGAAGCCGTACGCTCGTACATGAGGAAGACTTTGGATCGATCCTCGCGGCTGAGCCATTGAGTCGGCGCGAGGCGTGGAGGACAGGGCCCGGCTGCTCCTGGATTTGCTGGTCTGGATCATGGTCCGTATTGCTTGGAACACTTCCTTGGACTGACAGGTTGGACTTGAGGCACTGTCTGGCTCAAATCGACTCATACAGGGAAGTAGTGATAGAGGGAGATGTATTGGTTCTGTGCGGTACGCAGAAGGCGATGCTCGGGGAAACGCGTATTCTTCGGTTCATGTGGACGGAGGTTGAACTTCCGACGAATACGTGTTAAGAAAAAAGGTCGGAGGCTGAGCGTTGTGGGAGCTGTAATAAGGCCTATGGTTATGTCATGAACTAAGTACACTCGTCATTCAACAGTCAGCGCATTCGTGTCTCGGCGAGACAGGACGGAAACAGCCACTCGGTGCGCCGCCAACAATGGGCTCGACCCCAGAGCTCGCGACTATGATCCAACGCTGTGACCGTGTGAGCTTTTAGAGTCGGAAGCGGAAGTCCGTCAccacgggcaggcagggcaccGATCAAGGACCATGAGGACCAACGGTCGCCTAGAGACAGCCAACAAGCAAAGTCAAGAACTTCTTGACCATAAAAAGGTCTCGCAAGCTCTATGGCAGTGTGGAATACGCGGGTACACAAAGCACCCATATCAGCCATGGCTGCCAAGACTCAGAAATTGAGCGGTCTAGAGGTTCGTCTTGCAgcacggcgaggcgagcATGACACTCACACCGCAGGGTTCGCACCAGGTCATCTTCAAGCAAATCTGATCGTCCTCCCCTCTTACTGTGCAGCTGACTTCCGCACTCTGTGCGAGAGAAATCCGGTGCCTTGCCCCTTGATCGCCGAGTCAGCACGAACTGGGTGCTATGACGAAGTCGTGTCGTGCATCCCCGGGCTGACAGGGCAAGATCTTCTCGAGAAAGGGTGTGACCTCAGGCAGGATATACCGCGATACATGGTGTATGAGGGCTCAAAGCTATCCAAGTCTCACTGCAAAGACGTGCTGGATGAGTGGACGTCAGATAGCGTCGCGTTTTTGATCGGATGCTCCTTTAGCTTTGAGGGCGAACTTGCGGCTGCAGGACTGCCGAGCCACCAGGCAATCCTGGGGAGAATGATACCCATGTATCGTACAAAGGTACCGCTCTGCCCGTCCGGAGTGTTTACCGGAGCGACATATATCGTGTCAATGCGATCGTACCGGAGCCGGGACGTTGAAAAGGTCAGAGACATTACACGACAGTATGGGGTCACACACGGGGAGCCGCTGGACTGGGGGTGGGAGGCTGTGAAGCGACTAGGGATTCAGGACTTGCAGCAACCCGACTGGGGGGACGCGCCACTGGCACAGAATGGCGAGAGACTGGTCCGTGGTGAAcagggcgacgaagacgccgaggTGCCAGTGTTCTGGGGTTGCGGCGTGACGCCTCAGGAAGCGGTGATGAACGCGAGCTTGAGCAGGAGAGTTATCGCGCATGCGCCGGGACATATGCTTGTCCTGGACGcgagggacgacgacatcaagaGGTAAATGCTGGGGTGTGTCTAGACTCAGGAGTCAGGAGCAGTAGAGTGAGAGCCGCAAGACTGGGGCGCGGGACTATCCAAATAGTAATGGCGGGCGACTGAAGTGTGCGGAAATGGAATGCTTCGTCGTTGGCTTATTCAGCGTCCGTTGCCGGCGCTCGACACTGAAGTGCTTGCTCTAGCTTAGGTAGCATCGGACGCACCGCTGGTTCCGCAACAGCACTGGCAAATCCTCGCGCAATACAGCCGTGATCCGCAGCGCACCAAGTTGTTTACGCCCTTTGCCATTTTGACAAGTGCGGTTTGTGTTTGCAGTCGGCCAAACAATGTCTGTTTCATGAAAGCGCAAGTTTGGCGAGCGCGGTGATTGTTCTGTCCGACTCCCAACTGTCGGCGCTCGTGGGCCGGCGAAAGCGCATCACTCCCAATCTGCCCACTACCGCGGCGCAGGAGACCTGCTGGCATAGCCATCATGGAAGAGACACTAATAGGGGAGTCCATCAAGACCTCGTGAGTTCTGCCAAAACAGTGTCGTTGTGAGTCGGCCCGCTTACTCAGTCTCTGCAGCTGCGAAAGATGTCGACGCCGAAAGGTGAGACATGTGTCACGGTATCCGCATTGCAGGGGGGCTACGGAGCTGACCAAGACCGTTCTCCAAAGATTAAATGCGATCGCAAACGCCCTTGCTCACGCTGCGCCAAAGCCGGCACGGAGTGCGTTTTGCGCGGCACTGGAGAGAAGCAACGGTTCGCCATGTCTGTTGTCGGCTGATGAACGAGAAGCTGACAGTTGCCCCAGGCCGGTGTCAAAGGGCTATGTGCAAGCCCTCGAGGGTCAAATAGCATCGCTGGAACTCGTAATACGGAAATTGGCATTAGCAGACAACGAGGAGCGAGATGCCATCTTGTCCGAGCTACCcgagtcgacggcgccgcctggcgaCGAACCTGGCATCGAGAGCAAATCGCCCACGTCGTCTGTGCCGGACCACAAGCTCGTGGCTGCCCGCTTGAGGGCTGGGCAGATGAGACGGCCCCGCGACAGCCAAGTGACGCAATTCTTTGGCGGCACGAGCTCATTTCAGATTCACTTCACCCAGGATATACATCCTCCCAGCTTCgatggccaggccgccgcgacggcctctCAGAGTGACACGAACGCCTCTAGCTTGGTCAGCTCGGGGTCCGGGGCTGATGCGGATGACTTGAGTCCCGGTAGTGGATGTTTCCGATATGCTCCTCATGATCAGACATCTCAGACCTTGATGGCGACCTTCTTCAAAGAGCAGTACCAGTACAACATGGTCGTGTACAGGGAGTACTTCCTTCGAGACTATGATGTCGGATCCGGGAGATACTACTCAGACGTGCTCCTTTATTCCATCTGCGCCCTTGCGGCGTTGCAGTATGATGAATCTCTTGGGCTGTCGAACACATTTTCTGGCCAGGCGCAGACGCTGCTCTACTCCACGTTGGACAACCCGGATCTTACCGTTCTGCAAGCTCTCGTCTTGCTTGGGTATAGAGAAATTGCCGTGGGCAAAACGTCCAAGGGCTGGCTATTTTGTGGCATGGCGTTTCGCCTTGCGCATGAGATGGGCTTGCACCTGGACCCGAGCAACTGGGACGGATACACGGGCTGTCTGCGAGACAGAGAGATCCTCCGGCGTGTGTACTGGGCTGTTTTTATCGCCGACAAGCAGCTGAGCCTCTACTTTGGGCGGCCGCCAGTGCTTCACCCGAGCGAGTCCGACGTTCGCAACACGATCCGGATGCAGTATCCCGCCGACTGGCAGGGCCTCCTGGAGACTTATATATGCAAAACAGCAACTGTCGCGAGCTGGGAGGACGGCGTAGCGATTGTGGGATCACTGATCTACCAGGCAGAGCTCTCCAAGATTATCCACGTCATGATCACAGACTTGTTCGAGAACCGGAGAGGTGACGTCGATCcggccatcgccgcggccaagtCTCGCAAGATACACGTTTCTCTGACCAAGTGGCTATCGAGCTTGCCCGGCACACTGCACTGGAACCAGTGGACAGTCGGACAGGTCCATTCGTCCGTACTTCATCTACAGTAAGTCTTTCTCGGATCATCCCAGGCCAAAACCGTGTGCATGGACTCACGCAAATCAAGCATGCTTTTCCACACCGTCATGATCATCCTCCACCGACCACCATCCAACATGTTTGAGAAGCCCGAGAT belongs to Purpureocillium takamizusanense chromosome 1, complete sequence and includes:
- a CDS encoding uncharacterized protein (EggNog:ENOG503P4HV); the protein is MDVAQTRLRSASSSSLHHAYKSHARPLPGGAGTRPPSLRRPLRSVNENSALLRSPGPLESMLKKTTETGDIGIFSIMPGASPATYHQPARPRRCLIDAEALPSGSFKDYEGEFLPDEQKRLRSYRDTTSEIISLYCSDNQQYWMRPSSPNIDDGQRSFSLTTSSSQQLPSQKSSGTLQSHSSSNGLQRPRSPFPYPTRLKRPGIRPSSPALAENGLVDYTRMVELDRTSQIKYIIAV
- a CDS encoding uncharacterized protein (EggNog:ENOG503PUPY); this translates as MASRKPSLHVIMPDCPQASRDFGNLQNGIRSPRSPRFREVFDAPFSEALMNASRTTLATDSSGSYPGPDQQHNRPEMEAKRHTSHGSTRAKTQAQSSSPLQWRQDSWSSSEQSRRASVNDRIREWARKSFVFSRKNSEQSDDGYFSHSQRRASKSTVVTPASEASTPCTFASPDRYSRPVVAVTEEDESG
- a CDS encoding uncharacterized protein (EggNog:ENOG503NUZ2~COG:S), whose product is MRSYRSRDVEKVRDITRQYGVTHGEPLDWGWEAVKRLGIQDLQQPDWGDAPLAQNGERLVRGEQGDEDAEVPVFWGCGVTPQEAVMNASLSRRVIAHAPGHMLVLDARDDDIKR
- a CDS encoding uncharacterized protein (COG:K~EggNog:ENOG503Q3JG); translation: MEETLIGESIKTSCERCRRRKIKCDRKRPCSRCAKAGTECVLRGTGEKQRPVSKGYVQALEGQIASLELVIRKLALADNEERDAILSELPESTAPPGDEPGIESKSPTSSVPDHKLVAARLRAGQMRRPRDSQVTQFFGGTSSFQIHFTQDIHPPSFDGQAAATASQSDTNASSLVSSGSGADADDLSPGSGCFRYAPHDQTSQTLMATFFKEQYQYNMVVYREYFLRDYDVGSGRYYSDVLLYSICALAALQYDESLGLSNTFSGQAQTLLYSTLDNPDLTVLQALVLLGYREIAVGKTSKGWLFCGMAFRLAHEMGLHLDPSNWDGYTGCLRDREILRRVYWAVFIADKQLSLYFGRPPVLHPSESDVRNTIRMQYPADWQGLLETYICKTATVASWEDGVAIVGSLIYQAELSKIIHVMITDLFENRRGDVDPAIAAAKSRKIHVSLTKWLSSLPGTLHWNQWTVGQVHSSVLHLHMLFHTVMIILHRPPSNMFEKPEIAESEDVEICYESLQAIMRLMRTYSRYYRYRSLPLDFVHTLSTAAGTVMMKRFLQGSSWDDPDIDRSLSLITEAMDEIQNTWPCVKEIRECVARARMVQTMAPPEVPLNAPDLMNGLDVDDTTMAGFMANFGDDLGTLITDEFLRTQLQATEPGLDPFDFNQPPGMIDSRY